A single region of the Chelonia mydas isolate rCheMyd1 chromosome 4, rCheMyd1.pri.v2, whole genome shotgun sequence genome encodes:
- the LOC102935319 gene encoding claudin-22: MAIVYRTVMQLNGIFFSLFGWFLSCLTTFLPDWKNLALELNEFETWTMGLWQVCISQEEGGVQCKDFDSFLALPPEFRISRILMFVSNGLGLLGFFLSGFGLDCLKIGERQQELKKRLLLLGGILFWISAITVMAPVSWVAHTIVEENFDENIPEIIPKWDLGEALFVGWFAGICLILGGSLLNCTVCSTEVHPSSVHYTVTEMQDHCQHLETENSPENLGV, translated from the coding sequence ATGGCTATAGTCTACAGAACTGTGATGCAAttaaatggcatttttttctctctgtttggaTGGTTTCTATCCTGTCTCACTACCTTTTTACCTGACTGGAAAAATCTCGCTTTAGAGTTAAATGAATTCGAGACCTGGACCATGGGACTCTGGCAAGTTTGTATTTCCCAAGAGGAAGGGGGAGTTCAATGTAaggattttgattctttcttggCTTTGCCTCCAGAGTTTCGGATTTCTAGGATTTTGATGTTTGTTTCAAATGGATTAGGACTTTTGGGCTTCTTCCTTTCAGGTTTTGGGTTGGACTGTTTGAAGATCGGTGAAAGACAACAGGAACTAAAGAAACGGCTATTACTGCTTGGAGGAATACTCTTCTGGATATCAGCAATTACAGTCATGGCCCCAGTTTCTTGGGTTGCTCACACTATAGTCGAGGAAAATTTCGATGAGAATATCCCAGAGATTATTCCCAAGTGGGACTTGGGGGAAGCACTGTTTGTTGGCTGGTTTGCTGGAATATGTCTTATACTAGGAGGGTCACTACTTAATTGCACTGTCTGTTCAACGGAAGTCCATCCATCCTCAGTCCATTACACAGTAACAGAAATGCAAGATCACTGTCAACACTTGGAAACTGAAAATAGTCCTGAAAATCTAGGAGTTTAA